TGAGGACACCCGCGGTGTACGACGCCGAGATCGAGAAGACTGTGATCTCCGAGGAGGAGATCGTGGCGAAGACTGCTGAGCTCGCCGAACAGGTCGCCAAGGACTACGCCGGCAAGGAGGTCCTGCTCGTGGGTGTGCTCAAGGGCGCGGTGATGTTCATGAGCGACTTCGCGCGGGCGGTTCCACTCCCGGTCGAGCTGGAGTTCATGGCCGTGTCGTCGTACGGCTCCTCGACGTCGTCGTCCGGCATCGTCCGGATCCTCAAGGACCTCGACAAGGACATCACCGGCAAGCACGTACTCGTCGTCGAGGACATCATCGACTCGGGCCTGACCCTCTCGTGGCTGCTGAAGAACCTCGGTGCCCGCAATCCCGCCTCGATAGAGGTCGTCGCGCTGCTGCGCAAGCCCGAGGCGATCAAGGTGCCGGTCGAGGTGAAGTACGTCGGGTTCGACATCCCCAACGAGTTCGTGGTGGGCTACGGCCTGGACTACGCCGAGCGCTACCGTGATATGCCCTACATCGGCATTCTCAAGCCCGAGGTCTACAGCTAACCAGCCCCCTCCGCGAGCCCCCACAGTCGTCGAGCGAGCCCACGGTCGGGCGAGCGCCCCCACGGTCGTCGAGCGAGCGAGGAACGAGCGACGCCGAGACGTGGCGAGTGGGTGGTGTCCCTTCGCGGTCGTCGAGCGCCCCCCACGGTCGGACGAGCGCCCCCACGGTCGTCGAGCGAGCGAGGAACGAGCGACGCCGAGACGCGGCGAGTGGGTGGTGTCCCTTCGCGGTCGTCGAGCGCCCCCCACGGTCGGACGAGCGCCCCCACGGTCGTCGAGCGAGCGAGGAACGAGCGACGCCGAGACGTGGCGAGTGGGTGGTGTCCCTTCGCGGTCGCCGAGCGCCCCCACGGTCGGACGAGCGCCCCCACGGTCGTCGAGCGAGCGAGGAACGAGCGACGCCGAGACGTGGCGAGTGGGTGGTGTCCCTTCGCGGTCGTCGAGCGCCCCGACGGTCGGACGAGCGCCCCCACGGTCGTCGAGCGAGCGAGGAACGAGCGACGCCGAGACGCCACGAGGCGCTGTCAACTCGCCAGCGCCCGCCTGTGGATGACCGAAAGCGGAGTCCTCAGGGCCGCAGTACCGATGGTGATTACGCCGAGCGAGAGCCAGAGTGCGCCCATGCCAGCGATGTACATCTTGAAATGCTCAGACGGCAGTTACTACGTGGGTAGCACCTGGAACCTCGAGGGCCGGCTGTGGGAACACCAGAACGGCCAGGGGGCGAAGTACACGCGGCGGCGCTTGCCGGTCGAGCTTGTCTACAGCGAGGAGACGGACTCCATCGCGGTCGCGTTTGCCCGCGAGAAGCAGGTGCAAGGCTGGAGCCGGGCCAAACGGGAGGCGCTCATCCGCGGCGACCTCGACGCGATCCGGCGGCTGGCCCGCGAGTCGAGAGGCGATCGATCGAGAGCGAGTGGGGACGCCGGTAGGACGCCCGGCAGTACGACGTAGGTCGAGTGCTGGCTCGCGGCGTCTCGGCGTCGCTCGTTCCTCGCTCGCTCGACGACCGTTGGGAGGGTTCGACGACCGTGGGGAGGACACCACCGACTCGCCGCGTCTCGGCGTCGCTCGTTCCTCGCTCGCTCGACGACCGTGCGTCGCTCGCTCGACGACCGTTGGGAGGGTTCGACGACCGTGGGGAGGGTCGCTCGACGACCGTGGGGAGGGTTCGACGTCCGTTGAAACCGGCACGGGTCGAAGAGTGCCGGGTCGTGGCGGGGTGCGGCGTCCGGCGCCGCGGTGGGGAACACGGCGCCGCGGTGGGGAACACGGCGCCGCGGTGGGAACACGGCGTCGCGGCGGGGAACACGGCGTCGCGGCGCCGAACACGGCGTCGCGGTGGGGAACACGGCGGTTGTTACGTGCGTTGCCATTTAGGTATGCCGACCGCAGTACCATTGTAAAGTTTGAACTTCGGGCACTTTGCCTCTCCTCGGGGCGTGCGCGGCACTAGTTACCCAGTACACAGGAGGCACGGGCTTGCCCTCGCCAGCGCCCCAGCGCATGAAGAACAACAAAGTCGTGAAGTCGCCGTGGTTCTTCATGGCGCTCGCCGCGGTCTTTGCCATCCTCCTGTCGACGGTCTTCCGCGGCGGTAGCGAGTACACCGAGGTCAAGACGTCGGTCGCGCTCGGCCAGATTGAGGAGGGCAACGCCGAGACGGTCACCGTCAAGGACAAGGAGCAGATCCTCGAGATCACCCTCAAGGACGCGATCGATCCGACCGGTGACGGCGCCGAAGAGGTCACCAAGATCCAGACGCAGTACCCGGCCGGTGCCTCGGGGCAGATCTTCGACACGGTCAAGGCCGCCCAGGGAACCTCGCCGGACGCCGATGAGGACACCGGTTTCGACACCACCGTCACGCAGGAGTCGGTGCTGTTCACGCTGCTCATCTCGATGCTGCCGTTCATCATCCTGCTGGGCCTGCTGTTCTTCCTGATGAACTCGATGCAAGGCGGCGGCCGCGGCGTCATGCAGTTCGCCAAGTCCAAGGCCAAGCTGGTGTCCAAGGACATGCCAAAGACCACCTTCGCGGACGTCGCCGGTGCCGATGAGGCGATCGAGGAGCTCGGCGAGATCAAGGACTTCCTGCAGAGCCCGGCTCGCTTCCAGGCCATCGGGGCGAAGATCCCGAAGGGCGTCCTGCTGTTCGGCCCGCCCGGAACCGGCAAGACGCTGCTCGCTCGGGCCGTCGCCGGCGAGGCCGGCGTCCCCTTCTACTCGATCTCCGGTTCGGACTTCGTGGAGATGTTCGTCGGCGTGGGCGCCTCTCGTGTGCGCGACCTGTTCGAGCAGGCC
This region of Blastococcus sp. Marseille-P5729 genomic DNA includes:
- the hpt gene encoding hypoxanthine phosphoribosyltransferase, coding for MYDAEIEKTVISEEEIVAKTAELAEQVAKDYAGKEVLLVGVLKGAVMFMSDFARAVPLPVELEFMAVSSYGSSTSSSGIVRILKDLDKDITGKHVLVVEDIIDSGLTLSWLLKNLGARNPASIEVVALLRKPEAIKVPVEVKYVGFDIPNEFVVGYGLDYAERYRDMPYIGILKPEVYS
- a CDS encoding GIY-YIG nuclease family protein, producing the protein MPAMYILKCSDGSYYVGSTWNLEGRLWEHQNGQGAKYTRRRLPVELVYSEETDSIAVAFAREKQVQGWSRAKREALIRGDLDAIRRLARESRGDRSRASGDAGRTPGSTT